Below is a window of Pseudomonas sp. B21-040 DNA.
CGAGTTCAATAGTTACGGCGCCAATGACAAAGTGCGTTTGTACGATGGCTACGACTTCGAGAAGGTCGCCCTGACCACGCAAATGGCTCTGACGTGCCTGTCCAGCGCCCAACCCGACCTCGCTCGGGTGATGATCAAGAAAACCCACGAGCGTGAAGCAACCATCGCCGATAAGCGCGACAAGCAATACCTGGCACTGGAAACCCAGGCCCAGGAGCAAGGCGTGCCCCTGAAATACCAGAACCTCCAGGGCTACCCGGTGGCGACCCTAGATGCACCTGAAGTCATTGCGCTGAAAAACAGCTACCAAAGTGCGTTCAGTCATTACCTGGCAGGTTTCGTCTATGAAACGCTGGGTGAAAAAGACCTCGCCGCACCGGGTTATCGCAAAGCCGTGGAGTTGCGCCCCAACACGCCGCTGCTTGAACAGGCGCTGCGCAACCTGGACAAATCGCCGCTCAAGGCCGGTGAGAGTGATGTCTTGCTGATCGTGCAAACCGGCCTCGCCCCTGCACGCAACTCCGTGCGTGTGCCGATTTCGGTGGACGTCGAGGGCGAAACCTACATCACCAACATGTCGTTCCCGATCCTCGTCCCTGACACGTCCACACCGCCCGTGGACTTCATCACGGTGGATGGAAAAAAACAGAAACTGACGTTGCTCAACAGTTATGGCGACATGTCGCGGCGCACCTTGCGTGACGACATGCCGGGCATCATTGAGCGCACGCTTCATCGCGCCCGGTCCAACGTCGAGTACCTGGCCTATTTGAAAAAGCACAGGCCCGAGAAATTTGAAGAAACCCTCTTGCAGCAAACCCAGCGAGAGGATGCCGACACACGAGGCTGGCGCACGCTGCCGGACAAAACATACGTCGCTCGCCTGCGCCTCAAGAAAGGCGAGCATCAACTGACCCTGCCCAATGCGCCGGAACGCCCACCGGTCAGGTTCAAGATCGGCCAGACCTATCAGGCCTTCAGCCTGCGCGCGGTGAATAACCGGGTTTTCGCCGCAGATGTCGCCCTGGATCTCGCCCCCCCTCCAACACCGCAGGCTGTCACCAGCCGTGCTCAACCCTGAATGGAGCGCCTCATGGGATTGAAATGCTTCGTCGTTATCGCGCTGGCCCTGTTGGCCGGCTGCGCCACCGCGCCGCCCACTGCAGCCAGTAAAGTCATGGCCACCGGCCCGATTGAGAGCCTGGCTATCGGTCCCATGCGCATGGCTCGGGAAAACGGGTTCCTGACGGTCAATACGCAGCTGAGCAACACCGATACCGATAACCGGACGCTCTACTACCGCTATCTATGGCTCGGCCCCGAAGGTTTTCCAGTGGTCGAAGCCGAGTCCTGGAAAAGCCTGACCCTGTACGCCGAGCAGACGAGCTTCCTGCCGGCCATCGCCCCGGTACCACAAGCCGTGGACTTTCGCCTGGAAATCAACACGCCATGAACCGTCCACTTGAGACCACGCCCATGCTTGTACGTGTTTCGTCCCTCGCCCTCAGCCTCCTGCTGATCGGCGGCTGCGCGGCCAATCACTCGCCGGTGCTGGGCAGCGGCAACATCAGTTACGGTGATCCGAAAGCCGTGGAGCTGGTGACCAACGAATTCGGTTCCACCGATTTGCAAATGATCGCTGAAAGCATGACCCGCTCACTCGCCCAGTCTGGGGTCTTGAAAGGCCGTCCGGTGGTCCAGGTGTACGACGTGCGAAACAAGACCAGCGAGTACATCGACACTCGCGACATCACCACGTCAATCAAGACCCAACTGATGCGCTCCGGCACTGCACGCTTTGCCAGCGATAACACCGACATGCAGAGCCAGGTCGATCACCTCAAACTGCAAAACCAGAGCGGCCTGTACAAGAAAAGTACCGTGGCCAAAACCGGCAACATGATCGCCGCTCGCTATCGCCTGGAAGGGTCGATCAGCTCAATCGTCAAGCGCAGCAACGATTACAAGGACGTCTTCTACACGTTCAGCCTGCAATTGATCGACGTCGAAAGCGGGCTGGCCGACTGGATGGACGAAAAAGAAATCCGCAAGACCACGGAGCGCTGAGCAATGCGTGCATGGATTGGCATCATGGCCCTGACCGGCGCCCTGGGCGTTCAGGCGGCCCCGAAAATCGCGGTCACTGACATTGCCTATGAGGCCAGCGTGGATCAATACGTCCACGTGATTTCGGCCCGGGACGATCATCAGCAGGACTATTACGGCGCCAGCGGCTCGTCCCGTTATGACGAGTACACGACGCAGAA
It encodes the following:
- a CDS encoding COG3014 family protein; amino-acid sequence: MATRLRFMFVLGACLLLSGCPTMRDYNAELSETLDYFKAGQIDSAVAVLDRNNPIAPGDLLYNFEKGELLRLTGDMTGSYASWDYADRLIEGWENSPRFGAFKAFTEFNSYGANDKVRLYDGYDFEKVALTTQMALTCLSSAQPDLARVMIKKTHEREATIADKRDKQYLALETQAQEQGVPLKYQNLQGYPVATLDAPEVIALKNSYQSAFSHYLAGFVYETLGEKDLAAPGYRKAVELRPNTPLLEQALRNLDKSPLKAGESDVLLIVQTGLAPARNSVRVPISVDVEGETYITNMSFPILVPDTSTPPVDFITVDGKKQKLTLLNSYGDMSRRTLRDDMPGIIERTLHRARSNVEYLAYLKKHRPEKFEETLLQQTQREDADTRGWRTLPDKTYVARLRLKKGEHQLTLPNAPERPPVRFKIGQTYQAFSLRAVNNRVFAADVALDLAPPPTPQAVTSRAQP
- a CDS encoding YcfL family protein, which codes for MGLKCFVVIALALLAGCATAPPTAASKVMATGPIESLAIGPMRMARENGFLTVNTQLSNTDTDNRTLYYRYLWLGPEGFPVVEAESWKSLTLYAEQTSFLPAIAPVPQAVDFRLEINTP
- the lpoB gene encoding penicillin-binding protein activator LpoB; translation: MLVRVSSLALSLLLIGGCAANHSPVLGSGNISYGDPKAVELVTNEFGSTDLQMIAESMTRSLAQSGVLKGRPVVQVYDVRNKTSEYIDTRDITTSIKTQLMRSGTARFASDNTDMQSQVDHLKLQNQSGLYKKSTVAKTGNMIAARYRLEGSISSIVKRSNDYKDVFYTFSLQLIDVESGLADWMDEKEIRKTTER